The following proteins come from a genomic window of Chaetodon auriga isolate fChaAug3 chromosome 16, fChaAug3.hap1, whole genome shotgun sequence:
- the raver1 gene encoding ribonucleoprotein PTB-binding 1 isoform X5, which translates to MAAAVSVSTAARDESTDTGLSFASRPLHENHDVVADHENWMPGDRRHPELEPGEEDSTSERECQRRVDEDLTSLSPEEIESRLERTRREFYNRRKIIIKNLPSDVSNQEVHELLGNYDLKYCFVDKYKGTAFVTLLNGEQAQCAIKDFHQYLLRDREISVQLQPTDALLCIANLPCAFTQQQFEELVRPFGNLERCFLVYSASTGHSKGYGFVEYMKKDSAARAKSELLGKQLGSRMLYVHWTEVGSLTYPLLHSKCLCMDRLPPSLLTAQDLRNALADTHPPVFCQLAQGQDGSFRRFAVLEFATAEMAEEAQRLTDGRLLGGTHIRVSFCAPGPPGRSMLAALIAAQTMAVNRGKGLLPDPTAMQILTGLNNPATLKMLLNPLSQGHKQGLLGAAPTMPLLANPALSAAILQMLLQNQAKAQQAGLIGENPLAALPVQQGVHLLGDLPQGGVVPGLGLQTDPLNPLKPMPLGRSLAREQESPTAACSFPQTSSPTLQGISMPLMGGMMGADGLTAQGVSILGDPPKDVNLPQSAFLSVNSVFPSGGSCRPHPYRRRPTLSNVSNQHTHQSIQPNYSLRYQDSYSPEYPPLHQDPLAHLYEQQENLDTGALAGFGQQLSRHPEYSERFSHYSYPPSPPMSYFSSGPEASSNGSLPATQLNRAVGMPPVSHSTNYPPGLGNAVKTPIGSHKRVFSRLIPSPEPSPEGSYVGQHSQGLGGHYADSYLKRKRIF; encoded by the exons ATGGCGGCCGCCGTGTCTGTTAGCACAGCAGCCAGAGAtgaaagcacagacacaggACTCAGTTTCGCCTCTCGTCCGCTTCATGAAAATCACGACGTCGTTGCGGACCACGAAAATTGGATGCCCGGAGACCGCCGGCATCCCGAACTCGAACCCGGCGAAGAGGACTCAACGTCGGAACGCGAATGTCAGCGGAGGGTCGACGAGGACTTGACTTCACTGAGCCCCGAAGAGATTGAGAGCCGTTTAGAGAGAACTCGCCGAGAGTTTTACAACCGTCGAAAAATTATCATAAAGAATTTGCCCTCCGACGTTAGCAATCAG gaggtcCATGAGCTGTTGGGAAACTATGACCTGAAGTACTGCTTTGTTGACAAATACAAGGGCACAG CATTTGTGACCCTGCTAAATGGAGAACAGGCACAGTGTGCCATCAAAGACTTCCATCAGTATTTACTACGGGACAGGGAgatctctgtgcagctgcagccaacagACGCTCTTCTATGCATCGCCAACTTGCCCTGTGCTTTTAcccagcagcagtttgaggaGTTGGTGAGGCCCTTTGGTAACCTAGAGCGCTGCTTTCTGGTGTACAGTGCCTCCACAGGGCACTCCAAAGGCTATGGCTTTGTGGAGTACATGAAGAAGGACTCTGCAGCCAGGGCCAAGTCAGAGCTGTTGGGAAAGCAGCTGGGCTCCCGCATGCTGTATGTCCACTGGACTGAAGTGGGCTCCCTCACATACCCACTGCTGCACTCTAAATGCCTGTGCATGGACCGCCTGCCCCCAAGCCTGCTGACGGCCCAAGACCTCCGCAACGCCCTGGCTGACACCCATCCACCAGTCTTCTGCCAG TTGGCTCAGGGACAAGATGGGAGTTTTCGGCGGTTCGCGGTGTTGGAGTTTGCCACAGCTGAGATGGCCGAGGAGGCGCAGAGACTCACTGATGGCAGACTGCTGGGTGGGACACACATTAGGGTGTCCTTCTGTGCCCCTGGCCCTCCTGGAAGAAGCATGTTGGCTGCTCTGATTGCTGCCCAAACCATG GCTGTGAATAGGGGTAAAGGTCTCCTCCCTGATCCCACAGCCATGCAGATACTTACAGGCCTCAATAACCCTGCCACCCTCAAGATGCTGCTCAACCCACTGTCACAGGGACACAAACAAG GCCTCCTCGGGGCAGCCCCTACAATGCCCCTGCTGGCCAACCCCGCCCTCTCTGCCGCCATACTCCAGATGCTCCTTCAGAACCAGGCAAAGGCCCAGCAG GCAGGACTCATTGGGGAGAatcctctggctgctctgcctGTCCAGCAGGGAGTCCATCTGCTTGGAGACCTGCCCCAAG GCGGTGTTGTCCCGGGTCTTGGTCTTCAGACAGATCCTCTAAACCCCTTAAAGCCAATGCCACTTGGCAGATCCTTGGCAAGGGAGCAGGAGTCCCccacagcagcatgcagcttcCCACAGACTTCCTCTCCCACCCTGCAGGGCATCTCCATGCCCCTGATGGGTGGCATGATGGGGGCAGATGGCCTCACAGCGCAAGGG GTATCCATACTCGGAGATCCTCCCAAAGATGTGAACCTTCCCCAGAGTGCCTTCCTCAGTGTCAACAGTGTTTTCCCCTCAG GAGGAAGCTGCAGACCTCACCCCTATAGGAGGAGGCCAACATTAAGTAATGTGTccaaccagcacacacaccagagcATACAGCCAAATTACAGCCTGCGCTACCAGGATTCCTACAGCCCAGAATATCCTCCCCTACACCAG GATCCTCTGGCCCACTTGTATGAACAGCAGGAGAACCTTGATACTGGGGCCTTGGCAGGATTTGGCCAGCAG ctctctcgTCACCCTGAATACAGTGAGCGGTTTTCCCACTACAGTTACCCTCCCAGCCCACCCATGTCTTACTTTAGCTCAGGGCCTGAGGCTTCCAGTAACGGCAGCCTCCCAGCCACCCAGCTCAACAGG GCTGTGGGAATGCCTCCTGTGAGTCACTCCACCAACTACCCTCCAGGCCTGGGGAATGCTGTGAAG ACTCCCATTGGTAGCCACAAGCGTGTGTTTTCCCGCCTGATCCCATCTCCAGAGCCGAGCCCTGAAGGCAGCTATGTGGGCCAGCACTCACAGGGCCTTGGTGGCCATTATGCAGACTCCTACCTTAAGCGTAAGCGTATTTTCTGA
- the raver1 gene encoding ribonucleoprotein PTB-binding 1 isoform X6 has protein sequence MAAAVSVSTAARDESTDTGLSFASRPLHENHDVVADHENWMPGDRRHPELEPGEEDSTSERECQRRVDEDLTSLSPEEIESRLERTRREFYNRRKIIIKNLPSDVSNQEVHELLGNYDLKYCFVDKYKGTAFVTLLNGEQAQCAIKDFHQYLLRDREISVQLQPTDALLCIANLPCAFTQQQFEELVRPFGNLERCFLVYSASTGHSKGYGFVEYMKKDSAARAKSELLGKQLGSRMLYVHWTEVGSLTYPLLHSKCLCMDRLPPSLLTAQDLRNALADTHPPVFCQLAQGQDGSFRRFAVLEFATAEMAEEAQRLTDGRLLGGTHIRVSFCAPGPPGRSMLAALIAAQTMAVNRGKGLLPDPTAMQILTGLNNPATLKMLLNPLSQGHKQGLLGAAPTMPLLANPALSAAILQMLLQNQAKQAGLIGENPLAALPVQQGVHLLGDLPQGGVVPGLGLQTDPLNPLKPMPLGRSLAREQESPTAACSFPQTSSPTLQGISMPLMGGMMGADGLTAQGVSILGDPPKDVNLPQSAFLSVNSVFPSGGSCRPHPYRRRPTLSNVSNQHTHQSIQPNYSLRYQDSYSPEYPPLHQDPLAHLYEQQENLDTGALAGFGQQLSRHPEYSERFSHYSYPPSPPMSYFSSGPEASSNGSLPATQLNRAVGMPPVSHSTNYPPGLGNAVKTPIGSHKRVFSRLIPSPEPSPEGSYVGQHSQGLGGHYADSYLKRKRIF, from the exons ATGGCGGCCGCCGTGTCTGTTAGCACAGCAGCCAGAGAtgaaagcacagacacaggACTCAGTTTCGCCTCTCGTCCGCTTCATGAAAATCACGACGTCGTTGCGGACCACGAAAATTGGATGCCCGGAGACCGCCGGCATCCCGAACTCGAACCCGGCGAAGAGGACTCAACGTCGGAACGCGAATGTCAGCGGAGGGTCGACGAGGACTTGACTTCACTGAGCCCCGAAGAGATTGAGAGCCGTTTAGAGAGAACTCGCCGAGAGTTTTACAACCGTCGAAAAATTATCATAAAGAATTTGCCCTCCGACGTTAGCAATCAG gaggtcCATGAGCTGTTGGGAAACTATGACCTGAAGTACTGCTTTGTTGACAAATACAAGGGCACAG CATTTGTGACCCTGCTAAATGGAGAACAGGCACAGTGTGCCATCAAAGACTTCCATCAGTATTTACTACGGGACAGGGAgatctctgtgcagctgcagccaacagACGCTCTTCTATGCATCGCCAACTTGCCCTGTGCTTTTAcccagcagcagtttgaggaGTTGGTGAGGCCCTTTGGTAACCTAGAGCGCTGCTTTCTGGTGTACAGTGCCTCCACAGGGCACTCCAAAGGCTATGGCTTTGTGGAGTACATGAAGAAGGACTCTGCAGCCAGGGCCAAGTCAGAGCTGTTGGGAAAGCAGCTGGGCTCCCGCATGCTGTATGTCCACTGGACTGAAGTGGGCTCCCTCACATACCCACTGCTGCACTCTAAATGCCTGTGCATGGACCGCCTGCCCCCAAGCCTGCTGACGGCCCAAGACCTCCGCAACGCCCTGGCTGACACCCATCCACCAGTCTTCTGCCAG TTGGCTCAGGGACAAGATGGGAGTTTTCGGCGGTTCGCGGTGTTGGAGTTTGCCACAGCTGAGATGGCCGAGGAGGCGCAGAGACTCACTGATGGCAGACTGCTGGGTGGGACACACATTAGGGTGTCCTTCTGTGCCCCTGGCCCTCCTGGAAGAAGCATGTTGGCTGCTCTGATTGCTGCCCAAACCATG GCTGTGAATAGGGGTAAAGGTCTCCTCCCTGATCCCACAGCCATGCAGATACTTACAGGCCTCAATAACCCTGCCACCCTCAAGATGCTGCTCAACCCACTGTCACAGGGACACAAACAAG GCCTCCTCGGGGCAGCCCCTACAATGCCCCTGCTGGCCAACCCCGCCCTCTCTGCCGCCATACTCCAGATGCTCCTTCAGAACCAGGCAAAG CAGGCAGGACTCATTGGGGAGAatcctctggctgctctgcctGTCCAGCAGGGAGTCCATCTGCTTGGAGACCTGCCCCAAG GCGGTGTTGTCCCGGGTCTTGGTCTTCAGACAGATCCTCTAAACCCCTTAAAGCCAATGCCACTTGGCAGATCCTTGGCAAGGGAGCAGGAGTCCCccacagcagcatgcagcttcCCACAGACTTCCTCTCCCACCCTGCAGGGCATCTCCATGCCCCTGATGGGTGGCATGATGGGGGCAGATGGCCTCACAGCGCAAGGG GTATCCATACTCGGAGATCCTCCCAAAGATGTGAACCTTCCCCAGAGTGCCTTCCTCAGTGTCAACAGTGTTTTCCCCTCAG GAGGAAGCTGCAGACCTCACCCCTATAGGAGGAGGCCAACATTAAGTAATGTGTccaaccagcacacacaccagagcATACAGCCAAATTACAGCCTGCGCTACCAGGATTCCTACAGCCCAGAATATCCTCCCCTACACCAG GATCCTCTGGCCCACTTGTATGAACAGCAGGAGAACCTTGATACTGGGGCCTTGGCAGGATTTGGCCAGCAG ctctctcgTCACCCTGAATACAGTGAGCGGTTTTCCCACTACAGTTACCCTCCCAGCCCACCCATGTCTTACTTTAGCTCAGGGCCTGAGGCTTCCAGTAACGGCAGCCTCCCAGCCACCCAGCTCAACAGG GCTGTGGGAATGCCTCCTGTGAGTCACTCCACCAACTACCCTCCAGGCCTGGGGAATGCTGTGAAG ACTCCCATTGGTAGCCACAAGCGTGTGTTTTCCCGCCTGATCCCATCTCCAGAGCCGAGCCCTGAAGGCAGCTATGTGGGCCAGCACTCACAGGGCCTTGGTGGCCATTATGCAGACTCCTACCTTAAGCGTAAGCGTATTTTCTGA
- the raver1 gene encoding ribonucleoprotein PTB-binding 1 isoform X1, whose translation MAAAVSVSTAARDESTDTGLSFASRPLHENHDVVADHENWMPGDRRHPELEPGEEDSTSERECQRRVDEDLTSLSPEEIESRLERTRREFYNRRKIIIKNLPSDVSNQEVHELLGNYDLKYCFVDKYKGTAFVTLLNGEQAQCAIKDFHQYLLRDREISVQLQPTDALLCIANLPCAFTQQQFEELVRPFGNLERCFLVYSASTGHSKGYGFVEYMKKDSAARAKSELLGKQLGSRMLYVHWTEVGSLTYPLLHSKCLCMDRLPPSLLTAQDLRNALADTHPPVFCQLAQGQDGSFRRFAVLEFATAEMAEEAQRLTDGRLLGGTHIRVSFCAPGPPGRSMLAALIAAQTMAVNRGKGLLPDPTAMQILTGLNNPATLKMLLNPLSQGHKQGLLGAAPTMPLLANPALSAAILQMLLQNQAKAQQQAFLGNHLLWAQVLHNKENPLVPCQAGLIGENPLAALPVQQGVHLLGDLPQGGVVPGLGLQTDPLNPLKPMPLGRSLAREQESPTAACSFPQTSSPTLQGISMPLMGGMMGADGLTAQGVSILGDPPKDVNLPQSAFLSVNSVFPSGGSCRPHPYRRRPTLSNVSNQHTHQSIQPNYSLRYQDSYSPEYPPLHQDPLAHLYEQQENLDTGALAGFGQQLSRHPEYSERFSHYSYPPSPPMSYFSSGPEASSNGSLPATQLNRAVGMPPVSHSTNYPPGLGNAVKTPIGSHKRVFSRLIPSPEPSPEGSYVGQHSQGLGGHYADSYLKRKRIF comes from the exons ATGGCGGCCGCCGTGTCTGTTAGCACAGCAGCCAGAGAtgaaagcacagacacaggACTCAGTTTCGCCTCTCGTCCGCTTCATGAAAATCACGACGTCGTTGCGGACCACGAAAATTGGATGCCCGGAGACCGCCGGCATCCCGAACTCGAACCCGGCGAAGAGGACTCAACGTCGGAACGCGAATGTCAGCGGAGGGTCGACGAGGACTTGACTTCACTGAGCCCCGAAGAGATTGAGAGCCGTTTAGAGAGAACTCGCCGAGAGTTTTACAACCGTCGAAAAATTATCATAAAGAATTTGCCCTCCGACGTTAGCAATCAG gaggtcCATGAGCTGTTGGGAAACTATGACCTGAAGTACTGCTTTGTTGACAAATACAAGGGCACAG CATTTGTGACCCTGCTAAATGGAGAACAGGCACAGTGTGCCATCAAAGACTTCCATCAGTATTTACTACGGGACAGGGAgatctctgtgcagctgcagccaacagACGCTCTTCTATGCATCGCCAACTTGCCCTGTGCTTTTAcccagcagcagtttgaggaGTTGGTGAGGCCCTTTGGTAACCTAGAGCGCTGCTTTCTGGTGTACAGTGCCTCCACAGGGCACTCCAAAGGCTATGGCTTTGTGGAGTACATGAAGAAGGACTCTGCAGCCAGGGCCAAGTCAGAGCTGTTGGGAAAGCAGCTGGGCTCCCGCATGCTGTATGTCCACTGGACTGAAGTGGGCTCCCTCACATACCCACTGCTGCACTCTAAATGCCTGTGCATGGACCGCCTGCCCCCAAGCCTGCTGACGGCCCAAGACCTCCGCAACGCCCTGGCTGACACCCATCCACCAGTCTTCTGCCAG TTGGCTCAGGGACAAGATGGGAGTTTTCGGCGGTTCGCGGTGTTGGAGTTTGCCACAGCTGAGATGGCCGAGGAGGCGCAGAGACTCACTGATGGCAGACTGCTGGGTGGGACACACATTAGGGTGTCCTTCTGTGCCCCTGGCCCTCCTGGAAGAAGCATGTTGGCTGCTCTGATTGCTGCCCAAACCATG GCTGTGAATAGGGGTAAAGGTCTCCTCCCTGATCCCACAGCCATGCAGATACTTACAGGCCTCAATAACCCTGCCACCCTCAAGATGCTGCTCAACCCACTGTCACAGGGACACAAACAAG GCCTCCTCGGGGCAGCCCCTACAATGCCCCTGCTGGCCAACCCCGCCCTCTCTGCCGCCATACTCCAGATGCTCCTTCAGAACCAGGCAAAGGCCCAGCAG CAAGCCTTTCTGGGAAATCATCTTCTATGGGCTCAGGTGCTGCACAATAAAGAAAACCCTCTAGTGCCTTGT CAGGCAGGACTCATTGGGGAGAatcctctggctgctctgcctGTCCAGCAGGGAGTCCATCTGCTTGGAGACCTGCCCCAAG GCGGTGTTGTCCCGGGTCTTGGTCTTCAGACAGATCCTCTAAACCCCTTAAAGCCAATGCCACTTGGCAGATCCTTGGCAAGGGAGCAGGAGTCCCccacagcagcatgcagcttcCCACAGACTTCCTCTCCCACCCTGCAGGGCATCTCCATGCCCCTGATGGGTGGCATGATGGGGGCAGATGGCCTCACAGCGCAAGGG GTATCCATACTCGGAGATCCTCCCAAAGATGTGAACCTTCCCCAGAGTGCCTTCCTCAGTGTCAACAGTGTTTTCCCCTCAG GAGGAAGCTGCAGACCTCACCCCTATAGGAGGAGGCCAACATTAAGTAATGTGTccaaccagcacacacaccagagcATACAGCCAAATTACAGCCTGCGCTACCAGGATTCCTACAGCCCAGAATATCCTCCCCTACACCAG GATCCTCTGGCCCACTTGTATGAACAGCAGGAGAACCTTGATACTGGGGCCTTGGCAGGATTTGGCCAGCAG ctctctcgTCACCCTGAATACAGTGAGCGGTTTTCCCACTACAGTTACCCTCCCAGCCCACCCATGTCTTACTTTAGCTCAGGGCCTGAGGCTTCCAGTAACGGCAGCCTCCCAGCCACCCAGCTCAACAGG GCTGTGGGAATGCCTCCTGTGAGTCACTCCACCAACTACCCTCCAGGCCTGGGGAATGCTGTGAAG ACTCCCATTGGTAGCCACAAGCGTGTGTTTTCCCGCCTGATCCCATCTCCAGAGCCGAGCCCTGAAGGCAGCTATGTGGGCCAGCACTCACAGGGCCTTGGTGGCCATTATGCAGACTCCTACCTTAAGCGTAAGCGTATTTTCTGA
- the raver1 gene encoding ribonucleoprotein PTB-binding 1 isoform X4, producing the protein MAAAVSVSTAARDESTDTGLSFASRPLHENHDVVADHENWMPGDRRHPELEPGEEDSTSERECQRRVDEDLTSLSPEEIESRLERTRREFYNRRKIIIKNLPSDVSNQEVHELLGNYDLKYCFVDKYKGTAFVTLLNGEQAQCAIKDFHQYLLRDREISVQLQPTDALLCIANLPCAFTQQQFEELVRPFGNLERCFLVYSASTGHSKGYGFVEYMKKDSAARAKSELLGKQLGSRMLYVHWTEVGSLTYPLLHSKCLCMDRLPPSLLTAQDLRNALADTHPPVFCQLAQGQDGSFRRFAVLEFATAEMAEEAQRLTDGRLLGGTHIRVSFCAPGPPGRSMLAALIAAQTMAVNRGKGLLPDPTAMQILTGLNNPATLKMLLNPLSQGHKQGLLGAAPTMPLLANPALSAAILQMLLQNQAKAQQQAGLIGENPLAALPVQQGVHLLGDLPQGGVVPGLGLQTDPLNPLKPMPLGRSLAREQESPTAACSFPQTSSPTLQGISMPLMGGMMGADGLTAQGVSILGDPPKDVNLPQSAFLSVNSVFPSGGSCRPHPYRRRPTLSNVSNQHTHQSIQPNYSLRYQDSYSPEYPPLHQDPLAHLYEQQENLDTGALAGFGQQLSRHPEYSERFSHYSYPPSPPMSYFSSGPEASSNGSLPATQLNRAVGMPPVSHSTNYPPGLGNAVKTPIGSHKRVFSRLIPSPEPSPEGSYVGQHSQGLGGHYADSYLKRKRIF; encoded by the exons ATGGCGGCCGCCGTGTCTGTTAGCACAGCAGCCAGAGAtgaaagcacagacacaggACTCAGTTTCGCCTCTCGTCCGCTTCATGAAAATCACGACGTCGTTGCGGACCACGAAAATTGGATGCCCGGAGACCGCCGGCATCCCGAACTCGAACCCGGCGAAGAGGACTCAACGTCGGAACGCGAATGTCAGCGGAGGGTCGACGAGGACTTGACTTCACTGAGCCCCGAAGAGATTGAGAGCCGTTTAGAGAGAACTCGCCGAGAGTTTTACAACCGTCGAAAAATTATCATAAAGAATTTGCCCTCCGACGTTAGCAATCAG gaggtcCATGAGCTGTTGGGAAACTATGACCTGAAGTACTGCTTTGTTGACAAATACAAGGGCACAG CATTTGTGACCCTGCTAAATGGAGAACAGGCACAGTGTGCCATCAAAGACTTCCATCAGTATTTACTACGGGACAGGGAgatctctgtgcagctgcagccaacagACGCTCTTCTATGCATCGCCAACTTGCCCTGTGCTTTTAcccagcagcagtttgaggaGTTGGTGAGGCCCTTTGGTAACCTAGAGCGCTGCTTTCTGGTGTACAGTGCCTCCACAGGGCACTCCAAAGGCTATGGCTTTGTGGAGTACATGAAGAAGGACTCTGCAGCCAGGGCCAAGTCAGAGCTGTTGGGAAAGCAGCTGGGCTCCCGCATGCTGTATGTCCACTGGACTGAAGTGGGCTCCCTCACATACCCACTGCTGCACTCTAAATGCCTGTGCATGGACCGCCTGCCCCCAAGCCTGCTGACGGCCCAAGACCTCCGCAACGCCCTGGCTGACACCCATCCACCAGTCTTCTGCCAG TTGGCTCAGGGACAAGATGGGAGTTTTCGGCGGTTCGCGGTGTTGGAGTTTGCCACAGCTGAGATGGCCGAGGAGGCGCAGAGACTCACTGATGGCAGACTGCTGGGTGGGACACACATTAGGGTGTCCTTCTGTGCCCCTGGCCCTCCTGGAAGAAGCATGTTGGCTGCTCTGATTGCTGCCCAAACCATG GCTGTGAATAGGGGTAAAGGTCTCCTCCCTGATCCCACAGCCATGCAGATACTTACAGGCCTCAATAACCCTGCCACCCTCAAGATGCTGCTCAACCCACTGTCACAGGGACACAAACAAG GCCTCCTCGGGGCAGCCCCTACAATGCCCCTGCTGGCCAACCCCGCCCTCTCTGCCGCCATACTCCAGATGCTCCTTCAGAACCAGGCAAAGGCCCAGCAG CAGGCAGGACTCATTGGGGAGAatcctctggctgctctgcctGTCCAGCAGGGAGTCCATCTGCTTGGAGACCTGCCCCAAG GCGGTGTTGTCCCGGGTCTTGGTCTTCAGACAGATCCTCTAAACCCCTTAAAGCCAATGCCACTTGGCAGATCCTTGGCAAGGGAGCAGGAGTCCCccacagcagcatgcagcttcCCACAGACTTCCTCTCCCACCCTGCAGGGCATCTCCATGCCCCTGATGGGTGGCATGATGGGGGCAGATGGCCTCACAGCGCAAGGG GTATCCATACTCGGAGATCCTCCCAAAGATGTGAACCTTCCCCAGAGTGCCTTCCTCAGTGTCAACAGTGTTTTCCCCTCAG GAGGAAGCTGCAGACCTCACCCCTATAGGAGGAGGCCAACATTAAGTAATGTGTccaaccagcacacacaccagagcATACAGCCAAATTACAGCCTGCGCTACCAGGATTCCTACAGCCCAGAATATCCTCCCCTACACCAG GATCCTCTGGCCCACTTGTATGAACAGCAGGAGAACCTTGATACTGGGGCCTTGGCAGGATTTGGCCAGCAG ctctctcgTCACCCTGAATACAGTGAGCGGTTTTCCCACTACAGTTACCCTCCCAGCCCACCCATGTCTTACTTTAGCTCAGGGCCTGAGGCTTCCAGTAACGGCAGCCTCCCAGCCACCCAGCTCAACAGG GCTGTGGGAATGCCTCCTGTGAGTCACTCCACCAACTACCCTCCAGGCCTGGGGAATGCTGTGAAG ACTCCCATTGGTAGCCACAAGCGTGTGTTTTCCCGCCTGATCCCATCTCCAGAGCCGAGCCCTGAAGGCAGCTATGTGGGCCAGCACTCACAGGGCCTTGGTGGCCATTATGCAGACTCCTACCTTAAGCGTAAGCGTATTTTCTGA